Proteins found in one Zea mays cultivar B73 chromosome 1, Zm-B73-REFERENCE-NAM-5.0, whole genome shotgun sequence genomic segment:
- the LOC100217274 gene encoding Pirin-like protein-like, which yields MSAATACMPLVLDPSPLHGSAAMADAVERRQPGGMETTKTGSEGTLGRVVRSQVFGNEDDDRAGHGDGDEVSKPRAVVHTLTCERKPLFEGFALWRSIGRPELPELDPILSFDEFEFSAPAGFLDHPHRGFENVTYMLEGGISYHDFSGHKGTINPGDVQWLTAGRGVVHAEMPAAGQGVQRGINIWINLSAADKMVEPRYQDLASHDIPAAAADAAGGVSVKVIAGECLGARSPLRPRTPALCLDVALRPGARLRQPVPRGWSACAYVIHGEAAFGTASGEGNGASTATARTLVVFGGDGDGVELRGDAAGQGARVMLVAARSHGEAVARDGPFVMNTREEVDQAREDYRHRRNGFEMADGWTSDHASAAEKHS from the exons ATGTCTGCCGCCACTGCTTGCATGCCCCTGGTCCTTGATCCGTCTCCTCTCCATGGATCGGCGGCAATGGCAGATGCCGTTGAGAGGCGGCAGCCCGGTGGCATGGAGACCACCAAGACCGGTTCCGAGGGAACGCTCGGCCGCGTCGTCAGGAG CCAAGTGTTTGGCAACGAGGACGACGACCGTGCTGGGCACGGCGACGGCGACGAGGTGAGCAAGCCGCGGGCGGTGGTCCACACACTGACGTGCGAGCGCAAGCCATTGTTCGAGGGCTTCGCGCTCTGGCGGAGCATCGGCAG GCCTGAGCTTCCCGAACTGGATCCAATCTTATCGTTCGACGAATTCGAGT TTTCTGCTCCAGCTGGCTTCCTTGACCATCCTCACAGGG GATTTGAGAACGTTACCTATATGCTCGAG GGCGGCATCAGTTACCACGACTTTTCAGGCCACAAGGGAACCATCAACCCAGGAGACGTTCAG TGGCTGACGGCGGGGCGCGGCGTCGTGCACGCGGAGATGCCCGCCGCCGGCCAGGGAGTACAGAGGGGCATCAACATCTGGATCAACCTCTCTGCCGCCGACAAGAT GGTGGAGCCGAGGTACCAGGACCTGGCGAGCCACGACATCCCCGCCGCCGCGGCGGACGCCGCTGGCGGCGTCTCCGTCAAGGTCATCGCGGGCGAGTGCCTCGGCGCGCGCTCCCCGCTCCGGCCCCGCACCCCGGCGCTGTGCCTCGACGTCGCCCTGCGGCCCGGCGCGCGCCTGCGCCAGCCTGTCCCGCGCGGGTGGAGCGCCTGCGCGTACGTCATCCACGGCGAGGCCGCCTTCGGCACTGCCTCCGGCGAGGGTAACGGCGCCTCCACGGCTACCGCGCGCACGCTCGTCGTGttcggtggcgacggcgacggcgtggAGCTGCGGGGCGATGCAGCGGGCCAGGGCGCGAGGGTCATGCTGGTCGCAGCTCGGTCGCACGGCGAGGCGGTGGCGCGGGACGGCCCCTTCGTCATGAATACCCGGGAGGAGGTGGACCAGGCGCGGGAGGACTACCGCCACCGCCGCAACGGCTTCGAGATGGCCGACGGCTGGACCTCCGATCACGCCTCCGCAGCTGAAAAGCATTCATAG